One stretch of Oceanipulchritudo coccoides DNA includes these proteins:
- a CDS encoding RnfABCDGE type electron transport complex subunit D codes for MSESAANVILRTSPHFRSHNRVDTIMRNVVYALLPVCAFSVYQFGISVLALLITCTATCLLTEHFVCKLSGKPSTTNDWSVAITGLLLGLILPPGFPLWMAAVAAIFGVGIGKMFFGGLGFNIMNPALVGRAFAQAAFTVPATTWTPFMAENRFTDFIPSTLTMPFMKPVPVADWIASVSPDGWTGATPLALMKFDQISTEPVRLMLGTTAGSAGETSALLILICGLYLVARRMMDWRITFSVLLTAGATSGIFYMINPAVYPDPIFTIFSGGLMLGAVFMATDMVSSPVTPLGIWIYGALIGFITVIIRLFGGLNEGVMYAILLANACSPLISSFTQPRIYGALAKKGAA; via the coding sequence ATGAGTGAATCAGCCGCCAATGTAATTTTGCGGACGTCCCCGCACTTCCGCTCCCACAACCGGGTGGATACCATCATGCGGAATGTTGTCTACGCGCTCCTGCCGGTCTGCGCCTTTTCCGTCTACCAGTTTGGCATCAGCGTGTTGGCTCTTTTGATCACCTGCACCGCTACTTGCCTCTTGACCGAGCATTTTGTGTGCAAACTGTCCGGCAAGCCCTCCACAACAAATGACTGGAGTGTTGCGATCACCGGGCTTCTTCTCGGCCTGATCCTTCCCCCCGGCTTTCCGCTCTGGATGGCTGCTGTGGCCGCCATTTTTGGCGTCGGTATTGGAAAAATGTTCTTTGGCGGGCTTGGTTTCAACATCATGAACCCGGCTCTTGTCGGGCGTGCCTTTGCCCAGGCGGCCTTCACTGTTCCGGCCACCACATGGACACCGTTCATGGCGGAAAACCGCTTTACTGACTTTATTCCAAGCACCCTCACGATGCCATTCATGAAGCCGGTCCCGGTTGCCGATTGGATTGCTTCCGTGAGCCCGGATGGTTGGACCGGGGCGACCCCCCTCGCCCTGATGAAATTTGATCAGATTTCCACCGAGCCTGTGCGGCTCATGCTGGGAACCACCGCCGGTTCTGCTGGTGAGACCTCCGCGTTATTGATCCTGATCTGCGGGCTCTATCTTGTCGCGCGGAGAATGATGGACTGGCGGATCACCTTCAGCGTTCTCCTTACCGCCGGGGCGACCTCCGGGATCTTTTATATGATCAACCCCGCTGTTTACCCGGATCCAATTTTCACCATCTTTTCCGGAGGCCTGATGCTGGGCGCCGTCTTCATGGCGACGGACATGGTCTCCTCGCCGGTCACTCCGCTGGGAATCTGGATCTACGGTGCCTTGATCGGTTTTATCACTGTCATTATCCGCCTCTTTGGCGGGCTGAATGAGGGCGTCATGTATGCCATTCTTTTGGCAAATGCCTGCTCCCCGTTGATTAGTTCCTTCACACAACCCCGCATCTACGGGGCTCTTGCCAAGAAAGGTGCCGCATGA
- the rsxE gene encoding electron transport complex subunit RsxE yields MVKDPRIPDPLSWKTFSQGLWNENPVFVMLLGLCPVLAVTNTSMNALAMGLATTFVLLASGILVSLLRKIIPKQVRIASYIIIIATFVTIADYAIQAISLDLYRALGAFIQLIVVNCIILGRAEAYASKNNVVNAAVNALGMGVGFTIALLCLGIVREVLGSGAIFGIDLFGTNFQPWAIFVLPPGGFFVLAFWLFLFSVVKKRKTQRATIEEDIANAA; encoded by the coding sequence ATGGTAAAAGACCCGAGAATTCCCGATCCCTTGAGCTGGAAGACATTCAGCCAGGGTTTGTGGAATGAAAACCCGGTGTTCGTCATGCTTCTCGGGCTGTGCCCGGTGCTGGCAGTGACAAATACTTCCATGAATGCCTTGGCAATGGGACTGGCGACTACCTTTGTTTTGCTGGCCTCCGGGATTCTGGTCTCCCTTCTGCGGAAGATCATCCCGAAACAGGTCCGGATTGCCTCCTACATTATCATCATCGCCACCTTTGTGACGATTGCCGACTACGCCATCCAGGCCATCAGCCTGGACCTCTACAGGGCCCTTGGTGCTTTCATCCAGTTGATTGTCGTTAACTGCATCATCCTTGGACGGGCGGAGGCCTACGCCTCCAAGAACAACGTGGTCAATGCGGCCGTCAACGCCCTTGGAATGGGTGTCGGGTTTACGATTGCGCTGTTATGTCTTGGCATCGTCCGGGAAGTGCTGGGTAGCGGCGCAATCTTCGGAATAGACCTTTTTGGAACCAACTTCCAGCCATGGGCCATCTTTGTCCTGCCTCCGGGGGGATTCTTCGTCCTGGCCTTCTGGTTGTTCCTTTTCTCCGTTGTCAAAAAGCGCAAAACCCAGCGCGCAACCATCGAGGAGGACATCGCCAATGCAGCCTGA
- a CDS encoding electron transport complex protein RnfA, with the protein MQPDSLTFIFLNAFIINNFVLAMFLGLCPFLGVSGKLKTAWNMGLAVIFVMFVSSNCAYLINKILVAYNLEFLRLISYIAVIASSVQLVEMAVKKFSPALFRTLGIFLPLITTNCAILGLALFQTNRGYNLPQCLAFSVGAGMGFTLALMLMAGLREKLELADVPDVSMGAALSLTIGGLLSLAFMGFAGLGG; encoded by the coding sequence ATGCAGCCTGATTCATTAACCTTTATTTTTCTCAACGCATTTATCATCAACAACTTCGTGCTGGCGATGTTCCTTGGCCTATGCCCTTTTCTGGGTGTCTCAGGCAAGTTGAAAACCGCCTGGAACATGGGGCTCGCGGTCATCTTTGTCATGTTCGTGAGCTCAAACTGCGCCTACCTGATCAACAAGATACTCGTTGCCTATAATCTGGAGTTTCTTCGGCTGATCAGCTATATTGCAGTCATTGCTTCCTCTGTTCAGCTCGTTGAGATGGCCGTCAAGAAATTCAGTCCCGCCCTGTTCCGGACCCTCGGGATCTTCCTTCCCCTGATCACGACGAACTGTGCCATTTTGGGACTGGCCTTGTTTCAAACAAACCGCGGCTACAACCTTCCGCAATGTCTTGCCTTCAGCGTAGGCGCTGGAATGGGGTTCACGCTGGCCCTGATGCTCATGGCCGGCTTACGGGAAAAACTGGAGCTGGCGGACGTGCCGGACGTCAGTATGGGGGCCGCCCTCAGCCTGACAATTGGTGGTCTGCTTTCACTCGCCTTCATGGGCTTTGCCGGACTGGGAGGATGA
- a CDS encoding 2-oxoacid:acceptor oxidoreductase family protein, producing MASETKKAKYPGIPVAMDGNTAVIMCERESSDAAGAYPITPSTQMGEYWAEETARGHINISGRPLIFVEPEGEHAAAGVTAGMSMSGLRASNFSSGQGIAYMHESLYGAVGKRLPYILNIGCRAITKTTLNVHAGHDDYHLMDDTGFFQVMGKSAQEAADLNIISRKIAEISLTPGAVGQDGFLTTHLIETLTVPERELIEEYLGLPDDMIDTPTPAQKILYGEKRRRVPILWDVDNPVVSGPVQNQDAYMQSVAAQRPYFFDHIKDITDTCMAEFGALTGRDYKRVATYKCDDAEYIIVGMGSVIGTAEAVADYLREKRGLKVGVVNMTMFRPFPGDLLGGLLKGRKGVAVLERTDQPLAEDLPLIREIRATVSKCIENGMIGKGEELPYPTYATYKKPGDAPVLYSGCFGMGSRDLQPEGVVGAVENMLPKGKKKRFYYLSIDFLHDKPSSPKNEIYQQKLEEYYPNVRELAVKGSENPNLLPDGAVTVRMHSVGGWGAITTGKNLAITLYDLLGYDIKANPKYGSEKKGQPTTYYLSAAPEPIRINCEYYFVDAVLSPDPNVFSHSNPLFGLIKGGVFIIQSDLETPQDVWESFPPEARKYIIDNDIKVCYLDAFKIAREEASDVELQFRMQGIAFQGAFFAGSTLMDKANLNEESLFKAIRDQVTKKFGSKGARVVEDNMRVVRRGFDEITVIDPKTVAAPSGGQVEKKTNLPIMLKRMMPSDDPKTDIHRFWEQTGSFYLGGRPNDNLADPFNAMSLIPANTGLYRDMTQIRFNHPVWNPEKCTACSDCFTICPDSAIPGLAVPIASAFETTIKRVQKAGHEVKLLPKAVRTVEKKLRTSAKPGDAPSIDTRPLLEKAINETIAEANGDAEALKEEFKWFREEMGDFKFALTKPYFDQREKSQAGTGGLYAITINPYTCKGCMLCVDVCDDDALTVMTQTTDSVTSLKKEWDYWLDLPTTPPDFIRIDDIDEKIGALETMLMDKSVYSSMACGDGACTGCGEKTVLHIFTSTITALMQRRVKKHIEYLDELIAKLEQHLKNKLADTVDISDLAAVKAAVSSHKDKDLKLSELAQELDKGKAGSPLDQDWLAWISDLLAKLKDLKWRYVEGPTKNGRASLGFQNATGCSSVYGSSYPYNPYPFPWSNHLFQDAPSVSLGLFEGHMRKMADGFKAIRLAEGELEGKSYTEQEASLTFFNWKQFTDEEYLMSPPVVAVGGDGAMFDIGFQNVSRALMAGRPLKIFVLDTQVYSNTGGQACTSGFIGQVSDMAPYGAAWKGKEESRKEMSLIGAAHRTAFIFQGNVSNYTHLIEGFIDGLNTRRPAMFNIYAVCQPEHGVSDDATYIRSKMALESRAYPVMRFDPDAGDSWEDCFDLEGNPSLESDWPVYNLEYEDDDGNKQTMELPMTFADFAVQEARFRKHFRKAPQDTWNENMVPMAEFLELDQEEREGQFPYVWAVDKKNRLMRVLVAEEMVRSCEERLGFWQTLKGLAGLTKKIDPEQIASQVRSETAQKLASGLMAMLAGNGSPAQLVDMPVATAAAPAAEGAPTNGSASGGAFEAAWIDQSECTSCDECVNINPKIFEYDGNKKAFVKDARGGPFKDIVRAAEKCTGRCIHPGTPADPSEKGVDKLIKRAEKFQ from the coding sequence ATGGCTTCTGAAACAAAAAAAGCAAAGTACCCGGGAATCCCGGTGGCCATGGACGGTAACACCGCTGTCATCATGTGTGAGCGGGAATCAAGCGACGCGGCGGGGGCATACCCGATCACGCCGTCGACCCAGATGGGTGAATACTGGGCGGAGGAAACCGCCCGGGGCCACATCAATATCTCGGGCCGTCCACTCATCTTTGTGGAACCGGAAGGAGAACACGCTGCAGCCGGGGTCACCGCCGGGATGTCCATGAGTGGCCTGCGCGCATCCAATTTCTCCTCCGGTCAGGGGATCGCCTACATGCACGAATCCCTGTATGGTGCTGTTGGTAAGCGCCTTCCCTATATCCTCAACATTGGTTGCCGCGCGATCACCAAGACCACGCTCAATGTGCACGCTGGCCATGACGATTATCACCTGATGGATGATACCGGCTTCTTCCAAGTCATGGGTAAAAGTGCCCAGGAGGCAGCCGATTTAAATATCATCTCGCGCAAGATTGCCGAAATCTCCCTCACGCCGGGCGCAGTCGGCCAGGATGGATTTTTGACGACTCACCTCATTGAGACCCTCACGGTTCCCGAACGGGAACTGATTGAGGAATACCTCGGTCTTCCGGATGACATGATCGATACGCCGACGCCGGCCCAGAAGATTCTGTATGGTGAAAAGCGCCGTCGTGTTCCCATCCTCTGGGACGTTGATAACCCGGTTGTTTCAGGCCCGGTCCAGAATCAGGATGCTTACATGCAGTCCGTAGCGGCGCAAAGGCCTTACTTCTTTGATCACATCAAGGATATCACAGACACCTGCATGGCCGAATTCGGCGCCTTGACCGGACGGGATTACAAGCGCGTTGCCACCTACAAGTGCGACGATGCTGAATACATCATTGTCGGGATGGGAAGCGTGATTGGGACAGCGGAAGCGGTTGCCGATTACCTCCGTGAAAAGCGCGGCCTCAAGGTGGGCGTGGTGAACATGACCATGTTCCGGCCATTCCCGGGTGACCTTTTGGGTGGATTGCTGAAGGGCCGCAAGGGCGTTGCCGTTCTCGAACGGACAGACCAGCCATTGGCGGAGGACTTGCCACTGATCCGCGAAATCCGCGCCACCGTCAGCAAGTGTATTGAAAACGGCATGATTGGCAAAGGCGAGGAACTCCCCTACCCGACTTACGCCACATACAAGAAGCCGGGAGACGCACCGGTCCTGTATTCCGGTTGCTTTGGCATGGGAAGCCGCGACCTGCAGCCCGAAGGGGTTGTTGGGGCAGTCGAAAACATGCTGCCGAAGGGCAAAAAGAAACGCTTCTATTACTTGTCCATCGACTTCCTGCACGATAAGCCGTCTTCACCGAAGAACGAGATCTACCAGCAGAAGCTCGAGGAGTATTACCCGAACGTCCGCGAACTGGCCGTCAAGGGCAGTGAAAACCCGAACCTCCTTCCAGACGGGGCGGTCACAGTGCGGATGCACTCTGTCGGTGGCTGGGGAGCGATCACGACCGGTAAGAACCTGGCCATCACGCTCTACGACCTGCTCGGATACGACATCAAGGCCAATCCGAAATACGGTTCCGAGAAAAAGGGCCAGCCGACGACTTACTACCTCTCGGCAGCACCGGAACCCATCCGCATCAACTGCGAATACTACTTTGTCGACGCGGTGCTTTCACCGGATCCCAATGTCTTTAGCCACTCAAATCCATTGTTCGGGCTGATCAAGGGCGGTGTCTTCATCATCCAAAGCGATCTTGAAACTCCGCAAGATGTCTGGGAATCCTTCCCTCCTGAGGCACGTAAGTACATTATTGATAACGACATCAAGGTTTGTTACCTCGATGCCTTCAAGATTGCCCGCGAGGAAGCCTCTGACGTGGAGCTCCAGTTCCGTATGCAGGGAATTGCGTTCCAGGGTGCCTTTTTCGCCGGCTCCACCTTGATGGACAAGGCCAACCTGAACGAGGAATCCCTCTTCAAGGCAATCCGCGACCAGGTAACGAAGAAGTTCGGCAGCAAGGGCGCACGCGTTGTCGAGGACAACATGCGCGTTGTCCGTCGTGGCTTCGACGAAATCACAGTTATTGATCCGAAGACGGTTGCCGCTCCGAGCGGTGGACAGGTCGAGAAGAAGACCAACCTCCCCATTATGCTGAAGCGCATGATGCCGAGTGATGACCCGAAGACCGACATCCATCGGTTCTGGGAACAGACCGGTAGCTTCTACCTGGGTGGTCGTCCGAACGACAACCTGGCCGATCCGTTCAATGCCATGAGCTTGATCCCCGCGAACACCGGGCTTTACCGCGACATGACGCAGATCCGCTTCAACCACCCGGTTTGGAATCCTGAAAAATGTACCGCCTGCAGCGACTGTTTCACGATTTGTCCGGACAGCGCCATCCCGGGATTGGCCGTGCCGATTGCCTCCGCCTTCGAAACGACCATCAAACGCGTCCAGAAGGCCGGCCATGAAGTGAAGCTTCTCCCGAAAGCGGTTCGCACCGTGGAAAAGAAGCTCCGTACCTCCGCCAAACCCGGCGACGCTCCGAGCATAGACACGCGTCCGCTGCTTGAAAAGGCCATCAACGAGACGATTGCGGAAGCAAACGGGGATGCCGAAGCCCTCAAGGAAGAATTCAAATGGTTCCGCGAGGAAATGGGCGATTTCAAGTTTGCCCTGACCAAGCCATACTTCGACCAGCGTGAAAAGAGCCAGGCCGGCACAGGCGGGCTCTACGCCATCACCATCAATCCGTACACCTGTAAGGGCTGTATGCTCTGTGTGGATGTCTGTGATGATGACGCGCTCACGGTCATGACGCAGACAACGGATTCAGTCACCAGCCTCAAAAAGGAATGGGATTACTGGCTGGACCTGCCCACCACCCCACCGGACTTCATCCGGATCGACGACATCGACGAGAAGATCGGCGCCCTTGAGACAATGCTCATGGACAAGTCCGTCTACTCATCAATGGCCTGTGGTGACGGTGCCTGTACCGGTTGTGGCGAGAAGACTGTCCTGCACATCTTCACCAGCACGATTACCGCGCTGATGCAGCGCCGGGTAAAGAAGCACATTGAATACCTTGATGAACTCATCGCGAAGCTTGAGCAGCATCTGAAAAACAAGCTGGCTGACACGGTTGACATCAGCGACCTGGCCGCCGTCAAGGCTGCTGTCTCGTCGCACAAGGACAAGGACCTGAAGCTCTCCGAGCTCGCACAGGAACTGGACAAGGGCAAAGCGGGTTCACCGCTTGATCAGGATTGGCTGGCGTGGATCAGTGATCTCCTGGCCAAGCTGAAGGATCTGAAGTGGCGCTATGTTGAAGGTCCCACGAAGAATGGTCGGGCAAGCCTCGGCTTCCAGAATGCCACCGGATGTTCTTCTGTCTACGGGTCTTCTTATCCGTACAATCCGTATCCGTTCCCGTGGTCCAATCACCTCTTCCAGGATGCACCTTCCGTCTCCCTCGGTCTTTTTGAAGGCCACATGCGGAAAATGGCTGATGGCTTCAAGGCCATCCGCCTTGCTGAAGGCGAACTTGAAGGCAAGTCCTACACGGAACAGGAAGCATCCCTCACATTCTTCAACTGGAAGCAATTCACTGATGAGGAATACCTGATGAGCCCGCCGGTTGTCGCCGTGGGCGGTGACGGAGCGATGTTTGACATTGGCTTCCAGAATGTTTCCCGCGCCCTTATGGCGGGTCGTCCATTGAAGATCTTCGTTCTCGACACGCAGGTTTACTCGAACACGGGTGGACAAGCCTGTACCTCCGGCTTTATCGGCCAGGTCTCCGACATGGCACCGTATGGAGCCGCATGGAAGGGCAAGGAAGAAAGCCGCAAGGAAATGAGCCTCATCGGTGCGGCGCACCGTACAGCCTTCATTTTCCAGGGGAACGTCTCCAATTACACGCACCTGATCGAAGGTTTCATCGACGGCCTGAACACTCGCCGTCCGGCCATGTTCAATATCTACGCGGTCTGTCAACCCGAGCACGGTGTCTCGGACGATGCCACGTACATTCGCAGCAAGATGGCCCTTGAATCACGGGCTTACCCGGTCATGCGCTTCGATCCTGATGCGGGCGACTCATGGGAAGACTGCTTCGATCTGGAAGGTAACCCGTCCCTGGAAAGCGACTGGCCTGTCTACAACCTTGAATACGAGGATGATGACGGCAACAAGCAGACCATGGAACTACCGATGACCTTCGCGGACTTTGCGGTTCAGGAAGCGCGCTTCCGGAAGCACTTCCGCAAGGCCCCTCAGGACACATGGAACGAGAACATGGTTCCGATGGCTGAGTTCCTCGAGCTCGACCAGGAAGAACGCGAAGGGCAGTTCCCATACGTATGGGCAGTGGACAAGAAGAACCGCCTCATGCGGGTCCTTGTTGCTGAAGAAATGGTCCGTTCCTGTGAAGAACGCCTCGGCTTCTGGCAAACCCTCAAGGGATTGGCCGGACTGACCAAGAAAATCGATCCCGAGCAAATTGCCTCCCAGGTCCGCAGCGAGACAGCCCAAAAGCTGGCTTCCGGCCTCATGGCAATGCTGGCCGGAAACGGCTCTCCAGCACAGTTGGTGGATATGCCGGTAGCAACCGCAGCAGCCCCAGCAGCGGAGGGTGCCCCAACAAATGGATCCGCTTCCGGCGGGGCCTTTGAAGCGGCTTGGATTGACCAGTCAGAGTGTACTTCCTGCGATGAGTGTGTGAACATCAACCCGAAGATCTTCGAGTACGACGGCAACAAGAAGGCCTTCGTCAAGGATGCTCGGGGTGGACCCTTCAAGGATATTGTCCGCGCGGCGGAAAAGTGCACCGGTCGGTGCATTCATCCCGGCACGCCGGCTGATCCCAGTGAAAAGGGCGTGGATAAACTGATCAAGCGGGCGGAGAAATTCCAGTAA
- a CDS encoding FMN-binding protein, translating into MSEETTPPSASPKSSSLILTLGIIAMLSGLMVVLTFQLTKPRIALNKQRALEKAVFTVLPEATVRKNFFLDESGLAALPDEAFADANVFAGYDDAGKLAGLAMEASARGYQDVVTILYGYSVDNEAVIGITVLQSTETPGLGDKVETDPDFLANFEKLDARLNNTGTAMANEIVTVKNGKKTDPWQIDGISGATVTSTAIGTGLRRSTNEMLPLLAKYKSSLPRSLSE; encoded by the coding sequence ATGAGCGAGGAAACCACACCTCCATCCGCTTCGCCTAAAAGCAGCTCGCTGATCCTCACCTTGGGGATTATTGCCATGCTTTCGGGCCTCATGGTTGTTCTCACTTTTCAACTGACAAAGCCGCGCATCGCCCTCAACAAACAGCGCGCGCTTGAAAAGGCGGTCTTCACGGTCCTGCCGGAAGCCACTGTCAGGAAAAACTTCTTTCTCGATGAGTCGGGCCTCGCCGCCCTTCCCGATGAGGCCTTTGCGGATGCCAACGTATTTGCCGGATATGATGACGCAGGTAAGCTCGCTGGCCTGGCAATGGAAGCCTCCGCCCGAGGGTATCAGGATGTCGTGACAATCCTCTACGGCTACTCGGTGGATAATGAAGCTGTCATTGGAATAACCGTCCTCCAAAGCACGGAAACGCCCGGACTGGGTGACAAAGTGGAAACAGATCCGGATTTTCTGGCCAACTTCGAAAAGCTGGACGCTCGCCTCAACAACACCGGTACGGCCATGGCGAATGAAATTGTCACGGTCAAGAACGGCAAGAAAACCGATCCCTGGCAAATTGATGGAATTTCCGGAGCAACCGTCACCTCAACCGCCATCGGGACCGGATTGCGGAGGAGCACCAACGAGATGCTTCCATTGCTCGCCAAATACAAGTCATCTCTTCCAAGGAGCCTGAGCGAATGA
- a CDS encoding chemotaxis protein: MIVTYLIAMLIILGLLSGWVGVQHLSRSFNARHPELSLTTEEETACGMFCFCKNGNKCPRKKSPVPKKDNLPIH, translated from the coding sequence ATGATCGTTACATACTTGATTGCCATGCTGATAATCCTCGGACTTTTGTCCGGCTGGGTTGGCGTGCAGCATTTGTCGCGGTCTTTCAATGCGCGCCATCCCGAATTGAGCCTGACCACGGAAGAAGAAACCGCCTGTGGCATGTTCTGCTTTTGCAAAAACGGCAACAAGTGCCCCCGGAAGAAATCCCCGGTACCCAAGAAGGATAACTTACCCATCCACTGA
- a CDS encoding FAD-binding oxidoreductase, which yields MNLTEYDISRPYKATVVKSERITDESTDEVRHITLNVSDATFHYLEGQSVGVLVPGPHQFGNETHMRLYSIANARQGEEQNMSEISLCVRRCFYIDEVSGERYPGVASNFLCDRVPGDQVELAGPYGRHFMPPRDKTCNILMIGIGTGIAPFRAFLKHVYEERKEWTGKVRLFYGAKTGMDLLYMNDKNGDLANYYDKETFKAIEALSPRPHADAPEEIDRTLVENKDEVWELVKDPKTYVYVSGLSRLEETLDKTLAEMAGSAEAWGEMKKQMAAQGRWATLFYE from the coding sequence ATGAACCTTACTGAATATGATATCAGCCGTCCATATAAGGCGACGGTCGTTAAATCAGAGCGTATCACGGATGAAAGCACGGACGAAGTCCGGCACATCACATTAAATGTCTCGGATGCCACTTTCCACTATCTGGAAGGACAAAGCGTCGGGGTTCTTGTCCCGGGTCCGCATCAGTTTGGTAATGAAACCCACATGCGCCTCTACTCCATCGCCAATGCGCGCCAGGGCGAGGAACAGAACATGTCGGAAATTTCCCTCTGTGTCCGGCGTTGCTTCTACATAGATGAAGTCAGCGGTGAACGCTACCCAGGCGTGGCCTCGAATTTCCTTTGTGACCGCGTTCCCGGCGATCAAGTTGAATTGGCCGGTCCCTACGGCCGTCACTTCATGCCGCCGCGCGACAAGACTTGCAATATTCTCATGATTGGAATCGGGACGGGCATTGCTCCGTTCCGCGCATTCCTGAAACACGTCTATGAGGAGCGTAAGGAATGGACCGGTAAGGTTCGCCTCTTCTATGGTGCCAAGACCGGTATGGACCTGCTCTACATGAACGACAAGAACGGGGACCTTGCCAATTACTACGACAAGGAAACCTTCAAGGCGATCGAAGCATTGAGCCCACGGCCGCATGCGGATGCCCCGGAGGAAATTGATCGGACACTGGTTGAAAACAAGGATGAAGTCTGGGAGCTTGTGAAAGATCCAAAGACATACGTCTACGTCTCCGGCCTCTCCCGCCTTGAGGAAACTCTCGACAAGACCCTCGCCGAAATGGCTGGGTCCGCGGAAGCATGGGGCGAGATGAAAAAGCAGATGGCGGCACAGGGTCGCTGGGCCACGCTCTTCTACGAGTAA
- the rsxC gene encoding electron transport complex subunit RsxC, with product MMHGLKSLFDPAHWMRSTFSHGVHPEENKHYTANKPIRRLPFPPELVIPLSQHAGAPSEMVVHPGQEVLRGQLIAKAGGFVSVPQHAPATGVIKRVELMPTSKGPRTPSVILEVYPGDSQEVRYFEPRDVNAMSAKEIAQAVQDTGLVGLGGAAFPTHVKLSPPKEHKVHTVLINGCECEPFLTTDHRIMVEQAKDLVSGTQIFMRALGAEKAIIGTEENKLDAVEAIEKVLPADGSITVKAVQTKYPQGAEKMLAKALMDIEIPSGNFPSSVGLAVFNVSSTAQLGQLLPRSQGIIERVVTITGPGVDRPGNYIVPIGTPLRFILDQLGFSGTAQHLIMGGPMMGGTVASLDVPITKGCGGVLVLTEQDMRGIQPNSYPCISCAKCLEACPMHLNPSQLGKLAYKHRYEEMAESFHLNDCFECGCCSFVCPSNIPLVQYFRIAKSSNRQAPKKAS from the coding sequence ATGATGCACGGCCTGAAAAGTCTCTTTGATCCGGCGCATTGGATGCGGAGTACATTCTCGCACGGGGTTCACCCGGAAGAGAACAAGCATTACACCGCAAACAAGCCGATCCGGCGACTGCCTTTCCCTCCGGAGTTGGTGATCCCGCTGTCACAACATGCGGGAGCACCCTCCGAGATGGTGGTCCATCCGGGACAGGAGGTTCTTCGTGGACAGTTGATCGCCAAGGCAGGCGGATTTGTCTCGGTTCCCCAGCATGCTCCCGCCACGGGTGTCATCAAGCGGGTTGAGCTGATGCCGACTTCCAAGGGGCCCAGGACACCCTCGGTTATTCTCGAGGTTTATCCGGGCGACAGTCAGGAAGTGCGTTACTTTGAACCGCGGGATGTGAATGCCATGTCCGCGAAGGAGATTGCCCAGGCCGTTCAAGATACTGGTTTGGTCGGTCTTGGCGGGGCGGCTTTCCCAACCCATGTTAAGCTTTCCCCACCAAAGGAACACAAGGTCCATACCGTCCTGATCAACGGGTGCGAATGCGAGCCGTTCCTCACCACCGATCACCGCATCATGGTGGAGCAGGCGAAGGATCTCGTTTCAGGGACCCAGATCTTCATGCGGGCCCTGGGGGCCGAGAAGGCCATTATCGGGACGGAAGAAAACAAGTTGGACGCGGTGGAAGCGATTGAAAAAGTCCTTCCTGCGGACGGATCCATCACCGTTAAGGCGGTCCAGACAAAGTATCCGCAAGGGGCGGAGAAGATGTTGGCTAAGGCCCTCATGGATATTGAGATTCCCTCCGGTAATTTCCCTTCATCCGTTGGATTGGCGGTCTTTAATGTCTCCTCAACAGCCCAGCTGGGCCAACTGCTTCCGCGCAGCCAGGGAATCATTGAACGGGTCGTGACAATCACGGGACCGGGGGTGGATCGCCCGGGCAACTACATTGTCCCCATCGGGACGCCTTTACGCTTTATCCTTGATCAGCTGGGTTTCAGCGGTACCGCGCAACATCTGATTATGGGTGGGCCCATGATGGGTGGGACAGTCGCCTCTTTGGATGTCCCGATTACAAAGGGTTGCGGCGGGGTCCTTGTCTTGACCGAACAGGACATGCGCGGAATTCAGCCAAACTCTTATCCCTGTATCAGCTGCGCCAAATGCCTGGAAGCCTGCCCGATGCATTTGAATCCGTCCCAGCTCGGCAAACTCGCCTACAAGCACCGCTACGAGGAAATGGCGGAATCCTTCCACCTGAATGATTGCTTCGAGTGTGGCTGCTGCAGCTTTGTCTGCCCTTCCAACATCCCTCTAGTGCAGTATTTCCGAATCGCCAAGTCCAGTAACCGGCAAGCCCCGAAGAAAGCGTCATGA